In the Paenibacillus pabuli genome, one interval contains:
- a CDS encoding carbohydrate ABC transporter permease, whose protein sequence is MFAKSIRKDHYGYYFIAPFFIIFTIFGLYPILYSLYISFTNFDGITTPEFVGIGNYVAVLQDPLFYKTLFNTLFIWGVSVVPQLTVSLVLAFILNDKLLKGRDFFRAVYFFPNIVTAASLGLLVSLIFDWQSGGLNHFLVQVGIIDDPINWKNDPWFMRLIVSAILFFQYFGYSMVIYLAGLQGIDPALQEAAQMDGAKKKHIFIHIIVPMLRPIILFQMITSIIGGIQIFDQPFTLTNGSGGPDRAAMTSIMYLYNVAFQSTRFGYGAAIAFCLFVIIILLSVVSFIMTSRKSRS, encoded by the coding sequence ATGTTTGCCAAATCTATCCGCAAAGACCATTATGGCTACTATTTTATCGCTCCATTTTTTATTATCTTCACCATTTTTGGACTCTATCCCATTCTGTATTCACTGTACATCAGTTTTACCAACTTTGATGGCATTACCACCCCTGAATTCGTTGGAATAGGAAACTATGTTGCCGTTCTGCAAGATCCGCTGTTCTATAAGACGCTGTTCAACACCTTATTTATCTGGGGGGTATCTGTCGTTCCGCAGCTTACCGTCTCTCTTGTTCTTGCTTTTATCCTGAACGATAAGCTGCTTAAGGGAAGAGACTTCTTCAGAGCCGTATATTTTTTCCCTAATATCGTTACGGCTGCATCACTTGGCTTGCTTGTCAGCCTGATCTTTGACTGGCAGTCCGGCGGACTGAATCACTTCCTGGTTCAGGTTGGGATTATCGATGACCCGATCAACTGGAAAAATGACCCGTGGTTTATGCGACTTATTGTGTCAGCCATTCTGTTCTTTCAATATTTCGGATATTCGATGGTCATCTACCTTGCAGGCCTTCAGGGAATAGACCCGGCACTACAGGAAGCGGCTCAGATGGATGGGGCGAAGAAAAAGCACATTTTCATTCATATTATCGTTCCGATGCTGCGTCCGATCATTCTGTTCCAGATGATTACATCCATCATTGGAGGCATTCAGATTTTTGACCAGCCTTTCACGCTCACGAATGGAAGTGGTGGCCCGGACCGTGCAGCCATGACAAGCATTATGTATCTCTACAATGTGGCATTCCAAAGTACACGCTTCGGTTACGGCGCAGCCATCGCTTTCTGCCTGTTTGTAATCATCATTCTCTTATCCGTTGTATCCTTCATCATGACCAGTCGGAAGAGCCGTTCATAG
- a CDS encoding ABC transporter substrate-binding protein: protein MKKFKLKYLSIIALVSAVMIVSGCQAKGEHASKQEEITVWSFTDEAGYAIEKFEEKYPNIKVNFVNIPGNFYITKLKSALQTTSKAPDVFMIENANIRELIDVPYLENLSSPPYNANELIPEQYPFVQANEKDSEGHIRAIGYQGTPGGIYYRRDLAKEYLGTDDPVKVGEQIGTWEEIFEIGERVQQESGNKVHALANWNAISNSYDGIPWVKDGKLVIDPTYMEVLDLVREARQRKVLAEYEEGSAGHAASMQKGEVMFYPGATWALQYTFKANAPDTEGLWGLAPGPSSFSAGGTYIAMYSQSDKKDAAWKFIEFYNFDHDFLSELAKEQDYFTSNMVVNDQLAPSVTSAYLGGQKHFEFFSEAAKQVPVYERTKYDSIINSDIYKNVLQLYLNNDIQTKEEAVKRIKRDVKLRFPELEVE, encoded by the coding sequence ATGAAGAAATTTAAATTGAAGTATCTCTCGATTATTGCACTTGTAAGTGCAGTGATGATTGTGTCCGGTTGTCAGGCCAAGGGAGAGCACGCATCTAAGCAGGAAGAAATCACGGTGTGGAGTTTTACAGATGAAGCAGGTTATGCCATTGAGAAATTCGAAGAAAAGTATCCAAACATCAAGGTGAATTTCGTCAATATCCCCGGCAACTTTTACATTACCAAATTAAAATCCGCACTGCAGACCACCTCGAAAGCGCCTGATGTATTTATGATCGAAAATGCAAACATCAGAGAGCTGATTGATGTACCTTATCTGGAGAATCTGTCTTCACCTCCATATAACGCGAATGAGCTAATACCAGAGCAATACCCATTTGTGCAGGCGAATGAAAAGGACAGTGAAGGCCATATTCGCGCCATTGGGTATCAGGGTACACCGGGTGGTATCTATTATCGCAGGGATTTGGCCAAAGAATATTTAGGAACGGATGACCCCGTGAAAGTGGGCGAGCAGATCGGTACATGGGAGGAAATATTTGAGATTGGAGAGAGGGTGCAGCAGGAGAGTGGAAATAAAGTGCATGCACTGGCAAACTGGAATGCCATATCCAATTCCTATGATGGAATCCCATGGGTGAAGGATGGCAAGCTTGTCATTGATCCAACCTATATGGAGGTTCTGGACCTTGTGCGGGAAGCTCGTCAGCGTAAGGTACTAGCGGAATATGAAGAAGGAAGTGCGGGACATGCCGCATCGATGCAAAAGGGGGAAGTGATGTTCTACCCTGGAGCAACCTGGGCTCTGCAATATACCTTCAAGGCCAATGCGCCGGATACCGAAGGCTTGTGGGGGCTTGCCCCTGGTCCGTCTTCATTTAGCGCAGGGGGCACGTATATTGCGATGTACAGTCAGAGTGATAAAAAGGATGCGGCTTGGAAGTTTATTGAGTTTTATAACTTTGACCACGACTTTCTGTCCGAGCTGGCCAAGGAACAGGATTATTTTACAAGCAACATGGTCGTGAATGACCAACTGGCACCATCCGTGACTTCAGCTTATTTAGGAGGGCAAAAGCATTTCGAGTTTTTCTCCGAGGCAGCCAAACAGGTTCCAGTCTACGAGCGAACCAAGTATGACTCCATTATTAATAGCGACATTTATAAAAATGTCCTTCAGTTGTATCTCAATAATGACATTCAGACCAAGGAAGAAGCGGTGAAGCGAATCAAACGCGATGTTAAATTGAGATTTCCCGAACTGGAAGTGGAATAG
- a CDS encoding helix-turn-helix transcriptional regulator, with amino-acid sequence MGVPTFLETGHMTEGFPIRVIHTGEQFNFAAHWHEEVELVVVNGERARIGVNSQVYELAQGDVLLIKPGDVHCFLPGTDHLTIILFRLEWLTGNVAADHESHDLRELFHKTTMIPLPICNEKNLDRYIEAISEEEKKQQPGYRWLMVARLYDLIVHLLRTKEPTTEACASKETCNASKRFEFLESVCEYLEEHYAEPVKLDHVAEHIKFSKFHVCKLFKENKGVTLMEYLNHFRIIKSEWALLFSQTSILDIAIGHGFNNVNSYNRLFKKYNDCTPSEFRKKHQTHITKYEG; translated from the coding sequence ATGGGAGTTCCAACGTTTCTTGAAACAGGTCATATGACAGAAGGGTTTCCGATCCGGGTAATTCACACGGGTGAACAGTTTAATTTTGCTGCACACTGGCATGAAGAGGTTGAATTGGTCGTTGTGAATGGTGAACGCGCAAGAATTGGAGTGAACAGCCAGGTCTATGAGCTCGCGCAAGGAGACGTTCTACTGATCAAACCAGGGGATGTACACTGTTTTTTGCCAGGCACAGATCATCTAACGATAATCCTGTTTCGGCTGGAATGGTTAACGGGGAATGTGGCAGCAGATCATGAATCCCATGACCTCCGCGAACTTTTTCATAAAACAACAATGATTCCGTTGCCCATCTGTAATGAGAAGAATCTGGACCGGTATATAGAAGCCATTTCTGAGGAGGAGAAAAAGCAGCAGCCGGGATACCGATGGTTAATGGTAGCAAGGCTGTATGATCTCATAGTCCACCTGCTGCGCACCAAGGAACCAACGACGGAGGCATGTGCCTCTAAAGAGACCTGTAACGCTTCCAAAAGATTCGAATTTCTTGAATCCGTCTGTGAATATCTGGAGGAGCATTACGCTGAACCCGTCAAGCTGGATCACGTCGCTGAGCACATTAAATTCAGCAAATTTCATGTGTGCAAGCTGTTTAAGGAAAATAAGGGAGTCACCCTGATGGAGTACCTGAACCACTTTCGTATTATCAAATCGGAATGGGCATTATTGTTTAGTCAGACCTCCATTTTGGATATCGCCATCGGGCATGGATTTAACAATGTGAACTCCTATAACCGACTGTTCAAAAAATATAATGACTGCACACCGTCTGAATTCAGGAAGAAGCACCAGACCCATATCACAAAATATGAAGGATGA
- a CDS encoding LacI family DNA-binding transcriptional regulator, which translates to MITIKDVAKRAGVASSTVSCVINGKDNVSELTRQKVLAAASQLNYVKHGPASELKRKNTQTIGVMVHDMSSPYFSDLVPGIESAIKSHGYDLIVCSSMGGEKSTANRYIREKRIDGAIVIAQDIPDKLLREAASKEFPIVVMDRELKNEHIVNVRMDDEQGGYLATKYLIDQGHRTIAYINGPFSSDCNLLRYEGFLRALDEAGIEEKSEWRLSGEFCKESGYHAAKMLMESGLPSAVFFANDDMAIGGLEAFREYHISVPEQVSVVGFDDIHISQYVSPPLTTFRQPKTDAGLLAGHLLIQILNGEQVKPVFTLDIQCVERQSVRFITSA; encoded by the coding sequence ATGATAACCATCAAAGATGTAGCCAAGAGGGCTGGTGTGGCCAGTTCTACCGTATCCTGTGTAATTAATGGGAAAGACAATGTTAGTGAACTGACCAGGCAGAAGGTGCTTGCTGCAGCTAGCCAGCTCAATTACGTGAAGCATGGACCTGCTTCGGAATTAAAACGTAAAAATACACAAACCATCGGCGTGATGGTTCACGATATGTCCAGTCCGTATTTCTCCGATCTCGTACCAGGCATCGAATCAGCCATTAAGAGTCATGGTTACGATCTGATTGTATGCAGTTCGATGGGCGGAGAGAAATCTACGGCCAACAGATATATTCGGGAAAAAAGAATAGACGGAGCCATTGTGATCGCGCAGGATATTCCGGATAAATTGCTCAGGGAAGCTGCATCCAAGGAATTTCCAATCGTGGTTATGGATCGGGAGCTGAAGAATGAACATATCGTAAATGTACGAATGGATGATGAGCAAGGGGGCTATTTGGCAACAAAATATCTGATCGATCAAGGACATCGTACTATCGCTTACATTAATGGACCATTCAGTTCGGATTGTAATCTTCTTCGTTATGAAGGTTTTTTGAGAGCGTTGGACGAAGCCGGCATCGAAGAAAAAAGCGAGTGGAGACTAAGTGGAGAATTCTGTAAAGAGAGTGGTTATCATGCTGCCAAGATGCTGATGGAGAGTGGTCTTCCCTCGGCTGTGTTTTTTGCAAATGATGACATGGCAATCGGTGGTCTGGAAGCATTTCGGGAGTATCACATTTCAGTGCCGGAGCAAGTATCTGTCGTTGGATTCGACGATATCCATATATCACAATATGTTTCTCCCCCGCTAACAACGTTTCGACAGCCCAAGACAGATGCCGGATTGCTTGCCGGACATTTGCTCATCCAAATATTGAACGGGGAGCAGGTTAAGCCAGTATTTACCTTGGATATTCAATGTGTGGAACGTCAATCCGTCCGTTTCATCACAAGTGCATAG
- a CDS encoding Gfo/Idh/MocA family oxidoreductase, with product MLTIGYVGNGKSTNRYHLPFSLNRKHLNVKTIYARNPDKTDWDKVPGIHYTNDISTLMKDEEIQLIVICTHTESHYSYAKMALDHGKHVLVEKPFMLTKEEAASIFQYAKEKNLVIQCYQNRRYDSDFLTTQKVIESGKLGELLEVEMHYDYYRPETPNGTTHFSPYSSYLYGHGVHTIDQVISYFGKPDTIRSDVRQLLGTGRMNDYFDLDFYYSNLKVSVKSSFFRLKPRPSFVVYGKSGVFVKQTEDRQEEHLKLFYLPKGHADFGVDLPQHYGTLTYLDEEGEYHEEKVVSEKGDYARVYDDLYEAIIHGKDKVIKDEETITVMGILEEGIKGLM from the coding sequence ATGTTAACGATCGGTTATGTTGGGAATGGCAAAAGCACAAACCGTTATCATCTTCCTTTTTCATTGAATCGGAAACACTTAAACGTAAAAACGATCTACGCCCGGAATCCGGACAAGACGGATTGGGACAAGGTGCCAGGGATTCACTATACGAATGATATCTCGACCCTGATGAAGGATGAAGAGATTCAGTTGATTGTGATCTGTACGCATACGGAATCACATTATAGTTACGCCAAAATGGCTCTCGACCATGGCAAACATGTGCTTGTCGAGAAGCCGTTCATGTTAACAAAAGAGGAAGCGGCATCCATCTTTCAATATGCCAAAGAGAAAAACCTGGTTATCCAATGTTATCAGAACAGAAGATATGATTCGGATTTTCTTACAACTCAAAAAGTCATTGAATCCGGGAAGCTTGGGGAACTTCTGGAAGTGGAGATGCACTATGATTACTATCGCCCCGAGACTCCGAATGGCACGACTCACTTCTCTCCATACAGCAGTTACTTATACGGACACGGAGTGCACACGATCGATCAAGTCATATCCTATTTCGGAAAACCGGACACGATTCGTTCTGATGTGCGCCAATTACTCGGTACTGGCAGAATGAATGATTACTTTGATCTGGACTTTTATTATTCAAATCTCAAGGTATCCGTTAAATCGAGCTTTTTCCGTTTAAAACCACGGCCGAGTTTTGTTGTATATGGTAAAAGCGGAGTGTTTGTCAAACAGACGGAGGATCGTCAGGAGGAACATCTGAAATTATTCTACCTTCCCAAGGGACATGCCGATTTTGGTGTGGATTTGCCTCAACATTATGGAACGCTGACCTATCTGGATGAAGAAGGTGAGTACCATGAAGAGAAGGTGGTCTCTGAAAAGGGAGACTATGCCCGTGTGTACGATGATCTATATGAGGCTATCATTCACGGCAAAGATAAAGTTATAAAAGACGAAGAAACGATAACGGTGATGGGAATTCTGGAAGAGGGGATTAAAGGCTTAATGTGA
- a CDS encoding MurR/RpiR family transcriptional regulator, translating to MKLLMQLSEMQHFTPNEQSIASYILSQRERMLHCNIQELAQVTYTSHSAINRLTRKLGITGYKEFIITLAREFQQSTQNGSNHVDANYPFGVGESTLQVAAEIADLMKETISKNAAILDDGLLTQTALLLNQADRIFIYALGDSQIRAKSFQNKLIKINKYAVIATELSEWAYHTVNVTSRDCAMFLTYHGKSLSYTKAAQHFKREGIPFVTITATTQSELAKWSTLCIQVANDEEKFAKIGTISSQIALEYVLNVLFSCIYNLDYAKNKQTATESLQKFALNDMMNDI from the coding sequence TTGAAACTGCTGATGCAATTGTCAGAAATGCAGCATTTTACACCTAACGAACAGAGCATTGCATCTTATATTTTGAGTCAGCGGGAACGCATGCTTCACTGCAATATTCAGGAGCTTGCTCAAGTTACATATACATCGCATTCTGCCATAAACCGTCTAACACGCAAACTCGGGATCACAGGTTACAAGGAATTTATCATCACACTTGCCCGTGAATTCCAGCAAAGTACCCAGAATGGTTCCAACCATGTTGATGCCAATTATCCATTTGGTGTCGGTGAATCTACTCTTCAGGTGGCTGCAGAGATTGCCGATTTGATGAAAGAAACGATCTCAAAAAACGCCGCCATTCTGGACGACGGCCTGCTTACCCAAACGGCACTGCTGCTGAACCAAGCAGATCGAATCTTCATCTATGCCTTGGGCGATTCGCAGATCCGGGCCAAAAGCTTTCAAAATAAATTGATTAAAATCAACAAGTATGCTGTCATTGCGACGGAACTCTCCGAGTGGGCGTACCATACCGTTAATGTAACTTCAAGAGACTGCGCCATGTTTCTGACGTATCACGGGAAGTCGTTGAGCTACACGAAGGCGGCACAGCATTTCAAACGTGAAGGTATTCCGTTTGTTACAATAACTGCAACCACCCAGAGTGAGTTGGCAAAATGGAGTACCTTATGTATACAGGTTGCCAACGATGAGGAGAAGTTCGCCAAGATTGGCACCATTTCTTCGCAAATTGCCCTGGAATATGTGTTAAACGTGTTATTCTCCTGCATTTACAATCTGGACTATGCCAAGAATAAACAAACCGCCACAGAGTCTCTCCAGAAATTTGCCCTGAATGACATGATGAATGATATATAA
- a CDS encoding MaoC family dehydratase, protein MKFSEFVVGQRYETKSIKLSKTDIVEFAKIYDPQYMHLDEEKAKKGRFGSLIASGMQTMNISFKLWIEVGVYGEDVVAGTGMNHILFIKPVFPDDELRVVAEVIELLPRRRGNGVVTVQLTTYNQNHQKVFQAELSALIDN, encoded by the coding sequence TTGAAATTCAGTGAATTTGTCGTAGGTCAACGCTACGAAACCAAATCTATTAAACTGTCCAAGACCGATATTGTGGAATTTGCAAAAATATATGATCCGCAGTACATGCATTTGGATGAGGAAAAGGCCAAAAAAGGACGATTCGGCAGCCTGATTGCTTCCGGCATGCAGACGATGAACATCTCCTTCAAACTTTGGATTGAAGTGGGCGTTTACGGAGAGGATGTTGTTGCAGGTACGGGGATGAATCATATCCTGTTCATCAAGCCTGTATTTCCGGATGATGAGCTGCGAGTAGTCGCGGAAGTGATTGAACTGCTCCCAAGACGACGAGGCAATGGCGTTGTTACCGTGCAGCTCACGACCTATAATCAAAATCATCAAAAAGTATTTCAGGCCGAATTAAGCGCATTGATTGATAATTGA
- a CDS encoding glycoside hydrolase family 2 protein, translated as MTTKSYIKDYPRPQFVRKQWLDLNGEWDFSFDDKEEGVKERWYDQAQFPKGLTIQVPFTYETKASGIGDETFHPRVWYRKQVTIPAEAQGKRTILHFQGVDYHAKCWVNGTVAGEHEGAYAAFSFDITPYIHYGAENSIILEVEDSQSCAQPRGKQRWVDQNFECFYVQSTGIWKGVWIEFVHDTRIDSVKMTPDIDRHMIRLDFQLSGIEGKNHLRIETQIELKGQHVQTVSLSPDRPWATLEIDVRHEAGGPWKQLLWAPGSPNLYDIEFVMYEHEQEIDRVQSYFGMRKISIENGQIQLNNGPLYQRLILDQGYWPESHLTAPSEEALILDIDRITEMGYNGLRKHMKLEDPRFLYWCDVKGMLVWSEMASTFEFNDEAVTRFTKEWLEIVPQQYNHPSVITWVPFNESWGIPAIAHDVRQQQFTQTIYHLTKTIDPYRPVVTNDGWEHTISDILTLHDYVEAGEVFEQQYQDKERIVNNQISFNQWKYAYAEGHHYKGQPIIISEFGGIAFQSDKGWGYGNQVDSVEAFIARFRSITGAIKAVPYISGYCYTQLTDVQQEVNGLLNEERDPKVPLDVIRKINLS; from the coding sequence ATGACAACGAAATCGTATATCAAAGATTATCCGAGACCGCAATTTGTTCGCAAACAATGGCTGGACTTAAACGGAGAGTGGGATTTTAGCTTTGACGACAAAGAAGAGGGTGTAAAAGAGCGTTGGTATGACCAGGCTCAATTCCCGAAAGGGCTCACCATCCAGGTTCCTTTCACATACGAAACCAAAGCAAGCGGCATTGGCGACGAAACATTTCATCCGCGGGTCTGGTATCGCAAACAGGTGACAATCCCTGCTGAGGCACAAGGCAAAAGAACGATTCTACACTTTCAAGGGGTGGATTATCACGCAAAATGCTGGGTAAACGGAACGGTTGCGGGTGAACATGAGGGAGCTTATGCTGCATTTTCCTTCGACATCACGCCATACATCCATTACGGTGCGGAGAACAGTATCATACTCGAAGTGGAAGATAGTCAGAGCTGTGCACAGCCTAGGGGAAAACAGCGCTGGGTGGATCAGAACTTTGAATGTTTCTATGTACAGAGTACCGGAATATGGAAAGGTGTCTGGATTGAATTTGTTCATGACACAAGAATCGATTCAGTCAAGATGACGCCTGATATTGACCGGCATATGATCCGTTTGGATTTTCAACTGAGCGGAATCGAAGGCAAAAACCATTTGCGTATAGAGACACAGATCGAGCTGAAAGGCCAGCATGTACAAACGGTCAGCCTGTCACCTGACAGACCATGGGCCACACTTGAGATTGATGTGCGGCACGAGGCTGGAGGTCCATGGAAGCAGCTGCTCTGGGCTCCGGGATCACCAAACCTATATGACATTGAGTTCGTTATGTATGAACATGAGCAGGAAATCGACCGTGTACAATCCTATTTCGGCATGCGAAAAATATCGATTGAGAACGGGCAAATTCAATTGAATAATGGTCCGCTCTATCAACGACTGATTTTGGATCAAGGCTATTGGCCGGAAAGCCACCTGACCGCGCCTTCAGAGGAAGCCTTGATTTTGGATATTGATCGAATAACTGAGATGGGATACAACGGTCTCCGTAAACATATGAAACTGGAAGATCCCCGCTTTTTGTATTGGTGTGATGTAAAAGGAATGCTGGTCTGGTCTGAGATGGCGTCGACGTTCGAGTTTAATGACGAGGCGGTTACCCGATTCACGAAGGAATGGCTGGAGATTGTGCCGCAACAATACAACCATCCAAGCGTAATTACCTGGGTTCCGTTCAATGAATCATGGGGAATTCCAGCCATTGCCCATGATGTTAGACAGCAGCAGTTCACGCAGACCATCTATCATCTGACCAAAACAATTGATCCTTATCGTCCGGTTGTGACAAATGATGGCTGGGAACATACCATTTCGGATATTCTTACACTTCATGATTATGTGGAGGCGGGCGAGGTGTTTGAGCAGCAATATCAGGATAAGGAACGGATCGTAAACAATCAGATCTCCTTCAATCAATGGAAGTATGCGTATGCCGAAGGACACCATTACAAGGGCCAGCCCATTATCATTAGTGAGTTTGGCGGCATAGCTTTCCAATCAGACAAGGGATGGGGATACGGTAATCAGGTGGATTCGGTTGAAGCCTTCATTGCACGTTTTCGTTCAATTACGGGTGCAATCAAAGCGGTCCCCTACATCTCGGGTTATTGTTATACTCAGCTCACGGATGTGCAGCAGGAGGTTAATGGCTTGTTAAATGAAGAGCGTGATCCGAAAGTGCCTTTGGATGTCATTCGTAAAATCAATCTAAGCTAA